The following proteins are co-located in the Paracoccaceae bacterium Fryx2 genome:
- a CDS encoding class I SAM-dependent methyltransferase, with translation MAQSKGQRFWNRIARRYAARPIKDVAAYEAMLADAASRLRATDRVLEIGCGTGGTAIRLAPGVAAFTATDFSDEMVRIAAAKPAPGNLRFVVTDVGHSFDGGPFDAICAFNVLHLVGDLPDTLARIHTHLRPGGLLISKTWCFADMGLKLRLLFPVLRAFGLFPPATALSIKPFTQAVRATGFEIVDQRTFGAHGQNPYIVARRPLS, from the coding sequence ATGGCACAAAGCAAGGGCCAGCGGTTCTGGAACAGGATCGCGCGGCGCTATGCGGCGCGGCCGATCAAGGATGTCGCGGCTTACGAGGCGATGCTGGCCGACGCCGCCTCGCGCCTGCGCGCCACCGACCGGGTGCTGGAGATCGGTTGCGGCACAGGTGGAACCGCGATCCGGCTTGCCCCCGGAGTGGCCGCGTTCACCGCCACCGACTTTTCCGACGAGATGGTGCGGATTGCTGCTGCGAAACCCGCGCCCGGCAACCTGCGGTTCGTCGTGACGGACGTCGGGCATTCCTTCGACGGCGGCCCTTTCGACGCTATCTGCGCCTTCAACGTGCTGCATCTGGTGGGCGACCTGCCGGACACCCTGGCCCGCATCCACACGCATCTGCGGCCCGGGGGGCTGCTGATCAGCAAGACCTGGTGCTTTGCCGACATGGGGCTGAAGCTGCGTCTGTTGTTCCCGGTGTTGCGCGCGTTTGGCCTGTTCCCGCCCGCCACCGCGCTGAGCATCAAGCCGTTCACGCAGGCCGTCCGCGCCACGGGCTTCGAGATCGTCGACCAGCGCACCTTCGGCGCCCATGGCCAGAACCCCTACATCGTCGCGCGCAGGCCGCTGTCATAG
- a CDS encoding nitrogen fixation protein, giving the protein MRIAVASQNFRTVTGHAGKTRRFLVYEAAAGEPAREVGRLDLPKDMAIHNFLGDGPHPLDAVQAVIAGSAGTGFVRRMAARGVLAVATAEPDPALAAAALAAGTLPPAALHDHDDGDDGCADCS; this is encoded by the coding sequence ATGCGCATTGCCGTCGCCAGCCAGAATTTCCGCACCGTGACCGGCCATGCCGGCAAGACCCGCCGCTTCCTCGTCTATGAGGCCGCCGCCGGGGAACCCGCGCGCGAGGTCGGGCGGTTGGACTTGCCGAAGGACATGGCGATCCACAACTTCCTGGGCGACGGCCCGCATCCGCTGGACGCGGTACAGGCTGTGATTGCGGGCAGCGCGGGTACGGGCTTCGTGCGCCGCATGGCGGCGCGCGGGGTGCTGGCGGTCGCCACCGCCGAGCCCGATCCGGCACTTGCCGCCGCAGCACTGGCCGCGGGCACCTTGCCCCCGGCCGCGCTGCATGATCATGATGACGGGGACGACGGCTGCGCTGACTGTTCCTGA
- a CDS encoding lysozyme inhibitor LprI family protein: MLLISLALPGAGLAQTSPSPEPTAACVAAATTEAGREACIGLAAAACLGAVKGAAEVDAAICLNAETVWWADRLRAARTAMTAKAEALDEAHAAQIAKGAAKMADDFANFQTAWSVWSEQRCTFEAMLHFGKPDRMVAASTCLLQVTAEQALLLEAAAR; the protein is encoded by the coding sequence ATGCTCCTGATCTCCCTTGCGCTGCCGGGGGCGGGGCTTGCCCAGACCAGCCCCTCGCCCGAACCCACTGCCGCCTGCGTTGCGGCCGCAACTACCGAAGCGGGTCGCGAAGCCTGCATCGGGCTTGCCGCAGCCGCCTGTCTTGGTGCCGTGAAAGGCGCGGCCGAGGTCGACGCCGCGATCTGCCTGAATGCCGAGACGGTATGGTGGGCCGACCGTCTGCGCGCGGCCAGGACAGCGATGACGGCCAAGGCCGAGGCGCTGGACGAGGCCCATGCGGCCCAGATCGCAAAGGGTGCGGCGAAGATGGCCGATGACTTTGCAAACTTCCAGACCGCATGGTCGGTCTGGTCCGAACAGCGTTGCACCTTCGAGGCAATGCTGCATTTCGGCAAGCCTGACCGGATGGTGGCCGCCTCGACCTGCCTGCTTCAGGTGACCGCCGAGCAGGCGTTGCTGCTCGAAGCCGCCGCCCGTTGA
- a CDS encoding IS256 family transposase, which translates to MNDITDSSAFSLLPDTTGYDPIEERLRASVRATIETMFEEELAEFLGRMRYGRGDEKAKGYRHGHRERQLTGTFGTETVRVPRARVEDEDGKAKEWRSKALPRYQRLTKKAEALIAAVYLAGTNTRRVKRALFGLFEGAVSKDVVSRAWRKVKVDWDAWSARSLADEDIVRLILDGTVIRTRLDRKATNISVLAAIGIRRDGQKVLLSIKNMGGESTSAWRQFLDDLDARGLKRPEFVIVDGAPGLEAALVALWGEALPIRRCTVHKHRNLLAHAPRHLHDELTEDYRDMICADTAAGIETRRKAFLRKWQLKCKAVADSLEEAGDRLFSFTRLDPSQWKSARTTNAIERLNEEFRRRVKTQTVLPCAETVPMFWALLASGQIQMRKVDGWETLSQPLDPIPLDAAA; encoded by the coding sequence ATGAACGACATTACCGACAGCTCGGCCTTTTCGCTACTGCCCGACACGACCGGGTATGACCCGATCGAGGAGCGCCTGAGGGCGAGCGTCCGCGCGACCATCGAGACCATGTTTGAAGAGGAACTGGCCGAGTTTCTCGGCCGCATGCGCTACGGTCGCGGCGACGAGAAGGCGAAGGGCTATCGCCACGGGCACCGCGAGCGGCAGCTGACCGGCACCTTCGGCACCGAAACGGTGCGCGTGCCCCGCGCCCGGGTCGAGGACGAGGACGGCAAGGCTAAGGAATGGCGCTCGAAGGCGCTGCCGCGCTACCAGCGGCTGACGAAGAAGGCCGAGGCGCTGATCGCGGCGGTCTATCTTGCCGGGACCAACACCCGGCGCGTCAAGCGGGCGCTGTTCGGGCTGTTCGAGGGCGCCGTCAGCAAGGATGTGGTCAGCCGGGCCTGGCGCAAGGTGAAGGTGGATTGGGATGCCTGGTCGGCCCGCAGCCTGGCCGACGAGGACATCGTCCGGCTGATCCTCGACGGCACCGTGATCCGGACCCGGCTGGACCGCAAGGCCACCAACATCTCGGTGCTGGCGGCGATCGGCATCCGCCGCGACGGGCAGAAGGTATTGTTATCCATCAAGAACATGGGCGGAGAGAGCACATCTGCCTGGCGCCAGTTCCTCGACGACCTTGATGCCCGCGGTCTGAAGCGGCCCGAATTCGTCATCGTCGATGGCGCCCCCGGATTGGAAGCCGCTCTGGTCGCGCTCTGGGGCGAGGCTCTGCCGATCCGGCGCTGCACGGTCCACAAGCACCGCAACCTGCTGGCGCACGCGCCCAGGCACCTGCACGACGAGCTGACCGAGGACTACCGGGACATGATCTGCGCCGACACCGCCGCCGGGATCGAGACCCGCCGCAAGGCATTCCTGCGCAAGTGGCAGCTCAAGTGCAAGGCCGTTGCCGACAGCCTTGAAGAAGCAGGGGACCGGCTCTTCAGCTTCACCCGCCTCGATCCCTCGCAATGGAAGTCGGCCCGGACCACCAACGCCATCGAACGGCTGAACGAGGAGTTCCGCCGCCGCGTCAAGACCCAGACCGTGCTGCCCTGCGCCGAGACCGTACCCATGTTCTGGGCGCTGCTGGCATCCGGCCAGATCCAGATGCGCAAGGTCGACGGCTGGGAGACGCTTTCCCAGCCCCTCGACCCGATACCTCTTGACGCAGCCGCCTGA
- a CDS encoding TonB family protein, whose translation MTPRAPVLGWLGAATTAAALLTGAAALAITALPPPPVMLDLGQLPPAAPAIAAIAEAAPQVVDEAPALAAPPAPIEEIALSTAIDAPAAVPPISLPKPQVLSQSNIAIPIQAPPPQPVEQPPAPQDQASAEKSKKQPDPKPAKTKAKEKPQKSEKKIAKTKPAKQSAKPAASAGSAAPQKGEKAKGGAPKMSSAAYAKAVMKKVRATKKKSGAGKGVAVVGFTVAKNGGLAGVKVIRSSGNAALDQIAVSHIQRSAPFPAPPEGAGRSFSFEFVGK comes from the coding sequence ATGACCCCCCGCGCTCCCGTTCTTGGCTGGCTTGGCGCAGCCACAACCGCCGCGGCATTGCTGACCGGGGCAGCGGCGCTGGCCATCACCGCGCTGCCTCCGCCGCCCGTGATGCTGGACCTTGGCCAACTGCCGCCCGCTGCCCCCGCCATCGCCGCAATTGCCGAAGCCGCCCCGCAGGTGGTGGACGAGGCCCCGGCGCTGGCCGCCCCGCCTGCGCCGATCGAAGAAATCGCGCTGTCCACAGCGATTGACGCCCCCGCCGCCGTTCCGCCGATCAGCCTGCCCAAACCGCAAGTGCTGTCGCAATCCAACATTGCCATACCGATACAAGCGCCACCGCCACAGCCGGTTGAACAACCACCCGCACCGCAAGACCAGGCCAGTGCTGAAAAGTCCAAAAAGCAGCCCGATCCAAAGCCTGCCAAGACCAAAGCGAAAGAAAAACCGCAGAAGTCCGAAAAGAAAATCGCCAAAACCAAGCCTGCGAAACAGTCCGCAAAACCCGCAGCATCGGCCGGGTCTGCTGCACCGCAAAAGGGCGAAAAAGCCAAGGGCGGTGCGCCCAAGATGTCGTCTGCCGCCTATGCCAAGGCTGTGATGAAAAAGGTCCGCGCCACCAAAAAGAAATCTGGTGCGGGCAAGGGCGTGGCGGTGGTCGGCTTTACCGTGGCCAAGAACGGTGGGTTGGCCGGGGTCAAGGTGATCAGGTCTTCGGGCAATGCCGCGTTGGACCAGATTGCGGTCAGCCACATCCAACGCTCGGCCCCGTTTCCTGCCCCACCAGAGGGTGCGGGGCGGTCATTCTCGTTTGAATTTGTCGGCAAGTAG
- the exbD gene encoding TonB system transport protein ExbD, translating to MTDDEDELSEINVTPFIDVMLVLLIVFMVAAPLSTVDVQVNLPASSALPAERPAEPVWLTVRADRVLHLGDTPVDVASLAAALDARTGALREALIFLRADQSLDYGALMGVLDALRAGGYLKVALVGLEATP from the coding sequence ATGACCGATGATGAAGACGAGTTGAGCGAAATCAACGTGACGCCCTTTATCGACGTGATGCTGGTTTTGCTGATCGTGTTCATGGTTGCCGCCCCCTTGTCCACTGTTGATGTGCAGGTCAACCTGCCTGCCAGCAGCGCCCTACCCGCCGAACGCCCGGCGGAACCTGTTTGGCTGACGGTCCGTGCTGACCGCGTGCTGCATTTGGGCGATACGCCTGTCGATGTCGCAAGCCTTGCCGCCGCGCTGGACGCCCGCACCGGGGCCTTGCGGGAAGCCCTGATTTTCCTGCGCGCCGATCAATCCCTGGACTACGGGGCGCTGATGGGGGTCTTGGACGCCCTGCGCGCAGGCGGGTATCTGAAAGTGGCACTTGTGGGGTTGGAGGCCACCCCATGA
- a CDS encoding MotA/TolQ/ExbB proton channel family protein — translation MVRAATVLIGVTLASGAAAQTAAALAVPHADLMELVTKAHPVVQGVMASLAFAVFVVLTVMIYKLAELVLVFSHLRRAQKALGDGLSGPAGDSPLAQAARAAQAALADLPMQVSPGLRASARERLDLMLERIDAGAVERLRLGTGVLASIGSVGPFVGLFGTVFGIMNSFLAIAATKTTNLAVVAPGIAEALLATGLGLVAAIPAVILYNHLMRRIKAYRHRLSDGLAEVQQQFSRALDARMGA, via the coding sequence ATGGTAAGGGCGGCGACCGTTCTGATCGGGGTAACCCTTGCATCCGGGGCGGCGGCGCAAACCGCCGCCGCCCTTGCGGTGCCCCATGCGGACCTGATGGAACTGGTCACCAAGGCGCATCCGGTGGTTCAAGGCGTCATGGCGTCTTTGGCCTTTGCGGTCTTCGTTGTGCTGACGGTGATGATCTACAAATTGGCCGAACTGGTGCTGGTGTTTTCGCACTTGCGGCGGGCGCAAAAGGCACTAGGCGACGGGCTTTCCGGGCCTGCGGGCGACAGCCCCTTGGCGCAGGCTGCCCGCGCGGCGCAGGCAGCGTTGGCAGACCTGCCCATGCAGGTTTCGCCGGGCTTGCGGGCTTCGGCCCGCGAGCGGCTGGACCTGATGTTGGAGCGGATCGACGCCGGCGCGGTTGAACGGCTGCGGCTGGGCACCGGCGTTCTGGCCTCAATCGGGTCGGTGGGACCGTTTGTTGGCCTTTTTGGCACGGTGTTTGGCATCATGAACAGCTTTCTGGCGATTGCTGCGACGAAAACCACCAACCTTGCTGTCGTCGCCCCGGGGATTGCCGAGGCGCTTTTGGCCACCGGTCTGGGGCTGGTCGCCGCCATCCCGGCGGTGATCCTGTACAACCATTTGATGCGGCGGATCAAAGCCTATCGCCACCGCCTTTCTGATGGTCTGGCCGAGGTGCAGCAGCAATTCAGCCGGGCGCTGGACGCCAGGATGGGGGCGTAA
- a CDS encoding TonB-dependent receptor — translation MLGRIIFGAGAAKVAIDTPQAVTALEQEDIDRLQPNAVGDLFKSTPGVQASGASTQPLGQAFNIRGIGNADQTASESRIAVTVDGAPKFFEAYRTGSFFGDTALYKRVEVLRGPASSTLYGAGAIGGAIAFTTKDPADFLGEGDRQALRYSAGFASNGGAAKAGVIWAQRKGNTEFLAALNGSDGGVMTDGAGATIKGSEHSSWSGLVKGVWHLGQDESLTLSASRTDTALDDAPVALTGDLAFFGPAPGSALTVFGTNDIHAVDDTLALTWKRGSLSAQLSYTDTSADKSNFSMAAGCRAGDSQVLCTNQASYATTALKVENTFDLALGEWDGSVIVGGQLSAQDRDAVSSLGPMPSHPEGNNKMLGLYAQGEFTLNDKLTLTPGIRVDFGKFSPSAASITNGGADVSNVAVSPKLAAMYKLNDNFSVFGSLARTERMPTIDELYQYNTVPGRVPIRTTSTGLRKEQADTIELGLAFQREGIFGADDSLQVKLTGFHNDVTDKIATRPSSQVAPGLSYYDNIAAAKIWGVELEAGYDAERWFGQLAYANIKSKDKSTGLTLADTPSENVALTLGAKLPDQNLVIGWRGSWHGAITTASASTTAGSYDTHDVFATWSPDEGALAGLSVNFTVENVFDATYRNNLSLDNGAGRNAKISIGKTVTW, via the coding sequence ATGTTGGGCCGCATCATCTTTGGCGCAGGCGCGGCCAAAGTTGCCATCGACACGCCGCAAGCGGTCACCGCGCTGGAACAAGAGGATATTGACCGTTTGCAACCGAACGCGGTGGGCGATTTGTTCAAATCGACCCCAGGCGTGCAGGCGTCAGGGGCATCCACCCAGCCGTTGGGTCAGGCCTTCAACATCCGCGGCATCGGCAATGCCGACCAAACCGCATCCGAATCACGCATCGCCGTGACCGTAGACGGCGCGCCCAAGTTCTTTGAGGCCTACCGCACCGGGTCGTTCTTCGGCGATACTGCCCTGTACAAGCGGGTCGAAGTGCTGCGTGGCCCGGCCTCCTCGACCCTGTATGGCGCGGGCGCAATTGGTGGGGCGATTGCCTTTACCACCAAAGACCCCGCCGATTTTCTGGGCGAAGGCGATAGGCAGGCCCTGCGCTATTCCGCCGGATTTGCGTCCAATGGCGGGGCGGCCAAGGCGGGCGTCATCTGGGCGCAGCGCAAGGGCAATACCGAGTTTCTGGCAGCCTTGAACGGGTCAGACGGTGGGGTGATGACCGACGGGGCCGGGGCCACGATCAAGGGTAGCGAACATTCCTCATGGTCGGGTCTGGTCAAGGGCGTCTGGCATCTGGGGCAAGATGAAAGCCTGACGCTGTCCGCCTCGCGCACCGATACCGCATTGGATGACGCGCCCGTGGCTTTGACCGGCGATCTGGCGTTCTTTGGCCCCGCGCCGGGATCGGCGCTGACGGTGTTCGGCACCAACGACATCCATGCCGTCGACGACACCCTTGCCCTGACGTGGAAAAGGGGCAGTCTTTCGGCGCAGCTTTCCTACACTGACACCAGCGCTGACAAGTCGAATTTCTCGATGGCCGCAGGATGCCGGGCGGGCGACAGTCAGGTGCTTTGCACCAATCAGGCATCCTATGCCACCACGGCGCTGAAGGTAGAAAACACCTTCGATCTGGCCTTGGGCGAATGGGATGGCAGTGTGATCGTCGGCGGGCAACTCTCAGCGCAAGACCGCGATGCCGTGTCCAGTCTTGGGCCGATGCCGTCGCACCCCGAAGGCAACAACAAGATGCTGGGGCTTTATGCCCAGGGCGAGTTTACACTGAACGACAAGCTGACCCTGACCCCCGGCATCCGTGTGGATTTCGGAAAGTTCTCGCCCTCGGCAGCGTCGATTACCAATGGCGGAGCGGATGTCAGCAATGTCGCGGTTTCACCGAAACTTGCCGCGATGTATAAGCTGAACGACAACTTCTCGGTCTTCGGTTCACTGGCCCGTACCGAACGCATGCCAACGATTGACGAGCTTTATCAATACAATACCGTCCCTGGCCGGGTGCCGATCCGCACAACGTCTACCGGCCTTCGCAAAGAGCAAGCCGATACGATCGAACTGGGGTTGGCATTTCAACGTGAAGGGATCTTCGGCGCGGACGACAGTTTGCAGGTCAAGCTGACCGGGTTCCACAATGACGTGACTGACAAGATTGCCACCCGTCCTTCGTCCCAAGTCGCCCCTGGTCTGTCCTATTACGACAACATCGCCGCGGCGAAGATCTGGGGGGTGGAACTGGAAGCCGGTTATGACGCCGAGCGTTGGTTTGGCCAACTGGCCTATGCCAATATCAAGTCGAAAGACAAATCGACCGGGCTTACCTTGGCCGATACCCCGTCCGAGAATGTCGCGCTGACCTTGGGGGCGAAACTGCCCGACCAGAACCTTGTGATCGGCTGGCGCGGGTCGTGGCACGGGGCGATTACCACCGCATCGGCCAGCACGACCGCGGGCAGCTATGACACGCATGATGTGTTCGCGACATGGTCACCGGACGAGGGTGCCTTGGCCGGGCTGTCGGTGAATTTCACCGTCGAGAACGTGTTTGACGCCACCTATCGCAACAACCTGTCCTTGGACAATGGGGCAGGGCGCAATGCCAAGATCAGCATCGGCAAGACGGTGACATGGTAA
- a CDS encoding ChuX/HutX family heme-like substrate-binding protein, with protein sequence MAKFSPDAIRTLRAENPKPRARDFAAGQGMTEADLVAAHIGHGVTALVADPDRLVPWIGKLGDVMALTRNDNCVHERRGHYSDYRTGAFAAMVLDPEIDLRIFPSHWVHAFAVEEPGEDGPKRSLQVFDAAGDAVHKVHLKPESLHDQFAPLIRALRNPAQAQTLDLTARRPVDDARVSAEDAPALRAAWDKMTDTHQFLGGTSINCPIPRTSVW encoded by the coding sequence ATGGCCAAGTTCAGCCCCGATGCGATTCGCACTTTGCGTGCCGAAAACCCCAAACCCCGCGCTCGCGATTTTGCCGCCGGCCAGGGTATGACCGAGGCTGATCTGGTTGCAGCCCATATCGGCCACGGGGTAACCGCGCTGGTGGCCGACCCTGACCGTCTGGTGCCGTGGATCGGCAAGTTGGGCGATGTCATGGCCCTGACGCGCAACGACAATTGCGTGCACGAACGGCGCGGGCATTACTCCGACTACCGAACAGGCGCCTTTGCCGCGATGGTCTTGGACCCCGAAATCGACCTGCGGATTTTCCCGTCCCATTGGGTGCATGCCTTTGCCGTGGAGGAACCCGGCGAAGACGGCCCCAAGCGCAGCCTTCAGGTCTTTGACGCGGCGGGTGATGCGGTGCACAAGGTGCATCTGAAACCCGAAAGCCTGCATGATCAGTTTGCCCCGCTGATCCGCGCCCTGCGCAATCCGGCGCAGGCCCAGACGCTTGACCTGACCGCCCGCCGCCCGGTTGATGATGCCAGGGTCAGCGCCGAAGACGCCCCCGCCCTGCGCGCCGCGTGGGACAAGATGACCGACACGCATCAGTTTCTTGGGGGCACCTCTATAAATTGCCCCATCCCCCGCACTTCGGTATGGTGA
- a CDS encoding IS5 family transposase produces the protein MAQMGFFDLSDRYASLDAKRDPLVEIDAVVPWEEFRPALERVWRKPVADRKSRAGRKPIDAVLMFKTLVLSALYNLSDDQIEYQVRDRLSFMRFLGLGLGDRVPDAKTVWLYRDALAQAGKVEELFGLFDGHLARRGYIARGGQILDASIVPVPRNHNTRDENATIKKGEVPEDWADKPAKRVQKDVDARWTKKHGKSHYGYKNHVNVDRTHKLVRRYHVTDAAVHDSQAVDHLLMQGNTGSGVWADAAYRSEEMEAKLRALKLKSHIHRKGNRGKPLTDQAKGSNRTKSTVRVRVEHIFGAQANDMGGTLVRTIGLVRAKAKVGMKNLAYNMRRLGQLGRINPHPA, from the coding sequence ATGGCGCAGATGGGTTTTTTCGATCTTTCGGACCGTTACGCGAGCCTCGATGCCAAAAGGGATCCGCTGGTCGAAATTGATGCCGTCGTGCCGTGGGAGGAGTTTCGTCCGGCTCTTGAGCGGGTCTGGCGCAAGCCTGTTGCGGATCGCAAGTCCCGCGCGGGGCGCAAGCCGATAGATGCGGTGCTGATGTTCAAGACGCTGGTTCTGAGCGCGCTTTACAACCTGTCGGATGATCAGATCGAATATCAGGTCCGCGACCGGCTTTCCTTTATGCGCTTCCTGGGGTTGGGCCTTGGTGACCGGGTGCCCGACGCCAAGACGGTGTGGCTGTATCGCGATGCGCTGGCGCAGGCCGGCAAGGTGGAGGAGTTGTTCGGGTTGTTTGACGGTCATTTGGCGCGGCGGGGCTACATTGCGCGCGGCGGTCAGATCCTGGACGCCTCCATCGTGCCGGTGCCGCGCAATCACAACACGCGCGATGAAAACGCAACGATCAAGAAGGGCGAGGTCCCCGAGGATTGGGCTGATAAGCCAGCGAAACGGGTGCAAAAGGATGTGGACGCACGTTGGACGAAAAAGCACGGCAAGAGCCACTACGGCTACAAGAACCATGTGAATGTGGACCGCACGCATAAGCTGGTCCGGCGCTACCACGTCACCGACGCCGCTGTGCATGACAGCCAGGCAGTGGATCATCTGCTGATGCAGGGCAACACCGGGTCTGGCGTGTGGGCGGATGCTGCTTATCGGTCCGAGGAGATGGAGGCCAAACTCCGCGCCTTAAAACTGAAAAGCCACATCCACCGCAAGGGCAATCGGGGCAAGCCGCTGACCGACCAGGCCAAGGGCAGCAACCGCACCAAATCCACCGTGCGGGTCCGGGTTGAGCACATCTTCGGCGCGCAGGCCAACGACATGGGCGGCACCCTGGTGCGCACCATCGGCTTGGTGCGGGCGAAGGCCAAAGTCGGCATGAAGAATCTCGCCTACAACATGCGCCGCCTCGGCCAACTGGGTCGCATCAACCCGCACCCAGCCTGA
- a CDS encoding ChuX/HutX family heme-like substrate-binding protein, translated as MNRLGSYRVAGAPYVERLDVSAVTATLEGAALAAIPIMIFVGNLGCIQIHGGPVEKIVPMGPWINVMDPRFNLHLRADKIAEVYRVWKPTRTGDVYSVEAFDARGELILQIFGYRKDTPAEPWNALTHALPRLNLPRLEKVLA; from the coding sequence ATGAACCGTCTTGGCAGTTACCGGGTAGCGGGCGCGCCTTATGTGGAACGGCTTGATGTCAGCGCCGTGACCGCCACGCTGGAAGGTGCGGCCTTGGCCGCCATTCCGATCATGATCTTTGTCGGCAACTTGGGCTGCATCCAGATCCACGGCGGGCCGGTGGAAAAGATTGTGCCGATGGGGCCGTGGATCAATGTCATGGACCCGCGCTTCAACCTGCACCTGCGCGCCGACAAGATCGCCGAGGTCTACCGTGTCTGGAAACCCACCCGCACGGGCGATGTTTACAGTGTCGAGGCTTTTGATGCGCGTGGCGAGCTGATCCTGCAGATTTTCGGTTACCGCAAGGACACCCCGGCAGAGCCGTGGAACGCGCTGACCCACGCCCTTCCTCGCCTGAACCTGCCCCGTCTGGAAAAGGTGCTGGCATGA
- a CDS encoding ABC transporter substrate-binding protein — MKWLVLTLFGFTLPAIADEARVVSLGGSVTEIVVALGAADRLVARDTTSNYPQSVTALPDVGYIRALSPEGVLSVQPTLILAEDDAGPPEALEVLNAAGIPLAIMPGDPSPEGVIAKITAVAGALNLPVQGTKLAAEVAAGFDAARAEAATVTTPKKVLFILSLQGGRVMAGGASTEAEGIIALAGGVNAASGFDGYKPMTDEAVLTAAPDVILMMEREGDMAIANADVQGQPALAASPAAASGAIIRMDGMLLLGFGPRTPEAVRALHAALYPKG; from the coding sequence ATGAAATGGCTTGTCCTGACCCTGTTCGGGTTTACCCTTCCAGCCATAGCGGATGAGGCGCGGGTCGTGTCGCTGGGCGGGTCGGTGACGGAAATCGTTGTGGCCCTTGGGGCTGCTGACCGTCTGGTTGCCCGCGACACCACCTCGAACTACCCTCAATCCGTCACCGCCCTGCCCGATGTCGGCTACATCCGCGCCCTGTCACCGGAAGGTGTCTTGTCGGTGCAACCCACGCTGATCCTGGCCGAAGACGACGCAGGCCCGCCCGAAGCGTTGGAGGTTCTGAATGCCGCAGGCATTCCTTTGGCCATAATGCCGGGAGATCCCAGCCCGGAAGGCGTGATCGCCAAGATCACCGCAGTCGCCGGGGCATTGAACCTGCCCGTTCAGGGCACAAAGTTGGCAGCAGAAGTGGCCGCAGGCTTTGACGCTGCCCGCGCCGAGGCCGCCACAGTCACGACCCCCAAAAAAGTGCTGTTCATCCTGTCGCTGCAAGGCGGTCGCGTCATGGCAGGCGGGGCGAGCACCGAAGCCGAAGGCATCATCGCGCTGGCCGGAGGCGTAAATGCCGCCAGCGGTTTTGACGGATACAAACCGATGACCGATGAGGCCGTCCTGACCGCAGCCCCCGACGTGATCCTGATGATGGAACGCGAGGGCGATATGGCGATTGCCAATGCCGATGTGCAGGGCCAGCCCGCGCTGGCGGCATCCCCGGCGGCGGCCTCAGGGGCGATCATCCGGATGGACGGAATGCTGTTGCTGGGCTTTGGCCCGCGCACGCCCGAGGCAGTGCGCGCCCTGCACGCCGCCCTCTACCCCAAGGGCTGA